ATCATTTATTGGCGGAGGCAGCAATTAGGTTGGCTGTTGGATGTGCAGAATATTCCTGGTAAGCGCAATAGTGGGTGCTCGATCGGCATTTATCATATATAAAGCGAAGCTCTAATGTATGGATTTAGATGGCAGCAAAGCAAAAAACCATTTCACGGATAGGTTAGCATGGCTTTTGCTGCTGCCTGTATGGAAAATACGGCGGAAGTATCATTCTTATCTTAAGCTGTTTTGCCGCGAAGTATTCAGTTTCAGTTGCTATCTTAACACCTGCCTTAACACGCCAAGGTAGTTATCAGCCAGCTCTACATCATCATAGTACCCGCGGGCCTTAAGAAACTTATGGAGTGCCCTTAAGTTATAGGTGGGCACACCCATAAAAGCGTGATGCTCACAATGGTAGCTTAATCCATCGGTGGGGCTGACAAAGAGTAATCCTAAAATTCCCCTTGGAACCGATCGTGTATTATATTTTGGTTCCAGATGATAGAGATCTTTAACCCCGGCATGCTCAGCGATTTGACGCATTCGAATGATGGCCATATAGACTGTGAAGTAGGCTATTACCCATAGGATATACAACTGCGGAAAGCCAGAGGCCCACAAAGCCGCAAACATGATACCGTTAACAAACAGGCCCCGTGTCAACTGATAATTAACTCTCTTATTTCTGCTCAACAAATCTCGACCGCTTAAAAAAAGATATAGATTTGCCTTTAAACCAGTGATTCCCAAAAAATCTCTAG
This DNA window, taken from Microbulbifer sp. MKSA007, encodes the following:
- a CDS encoding fatty acid desaturase family protein, with the protein product MNIPISKEELKPFLQRSDARAWWIVASAWISIVSIFVIAALLPYWYVYIAAVFLLAGRQQALAAIMHEASHKTLFATRAYNKFVAKWLSSPFLLMDGDTYIKSHLKHHRNAGTDKDPDLKNYKDYPVSKRSLARKFTRDFLGITGLKANLYLFLSGRDLLSRNKRVNYQLTRGLFVNGIMFAALWASGFPQLYILWVIAYFTVYMAIIRMRQIAEHAGVKDLYHLEPKYNTRSVPRGILGLLFVSPTDGLSYHCEHHAFMGVPTYNLRALHKFLKARGYYDDVELADNYLGVLRQVLR